The Streptomyces sp. V3I7 genome segment CGATTCTGTCCACTCCATGCCCCGCGAGGGCCATGCCCGCCGGAAGTTGCCACCCGAACGAGTGAGACTCCGTCAGCTAGCCCGCATTTATGCAGCTGACAGCAGGGCAACTCACCTAGGGGCGAGGGGAACTGCGCGACCAGCCACGAACAACCCGCAGCCGGTAAACAGCACAGTCCCCCACGACGATCAGCCCCTGAGGACCGCTCCCGTGCGCTCCCCGGCAAGGGCGACCGCCGCATCCCGAGCCGCCGAAGCCTCATCCACGGTCAGCGTCCGGTCACCCGCCCGGAAGCGGAGCGCGTACGCCAGCGACTTCTTGCCGTCACCGAGCTGCTCGGCGTTCTCGTAGACGTCGAACAGACGGATGGACTCCAGGAGTTCACCCGCGCCCTCGCGCAGCGCGGCCTCGACGTCGGTGTGCGGCACGAACTGGTCGACGACCAGGGCGACGTCCTGCGTGGCGACCGGGAACGAGGAGATGCTCGGGGCCTGCGGGACCCCGTCACCGGCCTGTTCCAGGGCGTCCAGGTCCAGCTCCATCGCCGCGGTGCGCGCGGGCAGGTGCAGGGCCTTGAGCACGCGCGGGTGCAGCTCGCCGGCGTGGCCGACGACGCGCTCGGTGCCGTCGACGACGATCGCCAGCTCGGCGCACCGGCCTGGGTGCCAGGGGCCGTACTGGCCCTTGCGCACGATCAGTTCGGCGCCCGCCTCGGCGGCGACGTTCCGCGCGGCCTCGACCGCGTCGGCCCAGTCGGCCGGACGGCCCTTGCCCCACCAGCCGGCCTGCTCGCGGGCGCCCGCGAGGACGACGGCGACGTGGCGCGGCTGCTCGGGCAGCGCGGCGTTCAGCGCGGCGATCTCCTCGTCGGTCGGGCGGCGGTCGACGGGCAGATGCCCGGCGACGCGCTGCTCCTCGCGCGGGAGGAAGACCAGACCGGTCTCGAAGAGGGCCAGGTCGTGCGAGCCGCGGCCGTCGTTGCGGCGCAGCGCGCCGAGCAGGCCCGGCAGCAGCGACGTACGAAGCGCGGGCTCCTCGTCGTTGAGCGGGTTGGTCAGCTTGACGACGCGGCGGGCCGGGTCGTCGGCCGCGAGGCCCAACTGGTCGAAGACCTGCTCGCTGACGAACGGGTAGTTCGGCGCCTCGACGTAACCCGCACCGGCCAGCGCGCGGCCGACACGGCGGTGCAGCCGCTGGCGGTCGGTCAGACCGCGGCCCGAGGGAAGCTTGGGCAGCGTCGAGGGCAGGTTCTCGTAGCCCTCCAGCCGGATGACCTCTTCGGCCAGGTCGTTGGGCTCGACGAGGTCGGGACGCCAGGACGGGACGGTGACGGTCAGCTCGTCCTGCCCGTACACGTCGCAGCCGATCTCCTGCAGCCGCCGGACGACGACCTCACGGCCGTACTCGACGCCCGCGACCGTGTCCGGGTGGTCGGCCGCCATGGTGAGGGTGTGCGGCTCGGACGGCGTGCTGACCTGGGTGACCCCGGCCTCGGCGCTGCCGCCCGCGAGCAGCACCAGCAGGTCGGCGGTGCGCTGCGCCGCGGCGGCGGCCGCCTCCGGGTCGACACCGCGCTCGAAGCGGCGGGACGCCTCCGACGACAGCTTGTGCCGGCGGGCGGTGCGCGCGATCGCGACCTGGTCGAAGTGGGCGGCCTCGATGACCACGTCGGTCGTGGCGTTCTCGAGGTCGTCGTGGTCGGCGATCTCGGTGTTGGCGCCGCCCATCACACCCGCGAGGCCGATCGGGCCGCGCTCGTCGGTGATCACCAGGTCCTCGGCGTGCAGCTTGCGCGTGACACCGTCGAGGGTGACGAGCTTCTCGCCCTCGCGGGCGCGGCGCACGCCGATGGTGCCCTGGACCAGGTTCCGGTCATAGGCGTGCAGCGGCTGACCGAGCTCCATCATCACGTAGTTGGTGATGTCGACGGCGAGCGAGATCGGGCGCATGCCGACCTTCTGCAGCCGGCGCTGGAGCCAGATCGGGGAGCGCGCCTCGGGGCTCAGACCGGTGACCGTACGGGCCGTGAAACGGTCGCAGCCGGCGGGGTCCAGGACCTCGACCGGGTAGCCGTACTCGTTCGGGGCCGGTACGTCGATCAGGGCCGGGTCGCGCAGCGGCAGGCCGTAGGCGATGGCGGTCTCGCGGGCGACGCCGCGGATGGACAGACAGTCGCCGCGGTTGGCGGTGACGGCGATGTCCAGGACCTCGTCGACCAGCTCAAGCAGCTCGATGGCGTCCTTGCCGACCTCGGTCTCCGGCGGCAGCACGATGATGCCGTGGCTGCCGTCGTCGCCCATGCCCAGCTCGTCGCCGGAGCAGATCATGCCGTGCGAGACCTTGCCGTAGGTCTTGCGCGAGGCGATCGAGAAGCCGCCGGGCAGCGTGGCGCCCGGCAGGACCACGACGACCTTGTCGCCGACGGCGAAGTTGCGGGCGCCGCAGACGATCTCCTGGGGCTCACCGGTGCCTCCCCCAGTGCCGAAAGCCTGGGAGGTGCCCCCAGCCATGCCCACGTCGACGGTGCAGAAGCGGATCGGCTTCTTGAAGCCCTCCAGCTCCTCGATGGTCAGCACCTGGCCGACGACGAGCGGCCCCTTGAGGTCGGCGCCGAGCTGCTCCACGGTCTCGACCTCGAGGCCTGCCTCGATGAGCTTGGCCTGGACGTCACGGCCGGTCTCCGTCGCCGGCAGGTCGACGTACTCCCGCAGCCAAGAAAGCGGGACCCGCATCAGATCTCCATCCCGAACGGCCGGGTGAACCGGACGTCACCCTCGACCATGTCTCGCATGTCTTCGACGTTGTGGCGGAACATCAGCATCCGCTCGATGCCGAACCCGAAGGCGAATCCGCTGTACTTCTCCGGGTCGACGCCGCAGGCGGTCAGTACCTTGGGGTTGACCATGCCGCAGCCGCCGAGCTCGATCCAGCCCTCGGAGGAGCAGGTGCGGCAGGGGCGGTCGGGGTTGCCGACGGACTCGCCCTTGCACACGTAGCAGAGCATGTCCATCTCGGCCGACGGCTCGGTGAACGGGAAGAAGTTCGGCCGCAGCCGGGTCTTCATGCCGGGACCGAACAGCGACTGGACCATGTGGTCCAGGGTGCCCTTGAGGTCGGCCATGGTCAGGCCCTCGTCCACGGCGAGCAGCTCGACCTGGTGGAAGACCGGGGTGTGCGTGGCGTCCAGCTCGTCGGTGCGGTACACGCGGCCGGGGCAGATCACGTAGACCGGCGGCTCGCGGTCGAGCAGGGAGCGGATCTGCACGGGCGAGGTGTGCGTGCGCAGCACGGCGCCGGATTCGGTGCCGCCCTGGGGGCCCTGCACGAAGAACGTGTCGGCCTCGCCGCGGGCCGGGTGGTCCGGGCCGATGTTGAGCGCGTCGAAGTTGAACCACTCGGCCTCGACCTGCGGGCCCTCGGCGACCTCGTAGCCCATGGCCACGAAGATGTCCTCGATGCGCTCCGAGAGCGTGGTCAGCGGGTGGCGGGCGCCGGCCGGTACGCGGTCGTACGGCAGCGTGACGTCCACGGCCTCCTCGACCAGCACTCGGGCGTCGCGCTCGTCCTCCAGCTCGCCCTGGCGGGCGGCGAAGGCCTTGTTCACGGCGCCGCGGGCCTGGCCGACCAGCTTGCCGGCGGCGGCCTTGGCGTGCGGGGGCAGGGCGCCGATCTCGCGGTTGGCGAGCGCCAGCGGGGACGCGCCGCCCGTGTGGGCGACCTTGGCCTCCTGGAGCGCGTCGAGGGAGTCCGCGGCGGCGAAGGCGGCGAGCGCCTCGTCCCGCATGCGCTCGATCTCTTCCGGTTTCAACGCCTCGACCTCGACAGGGTCGTACGACTTATTCGGTGCCGACATCTCTTCCCGTGCTTCCGATTGGCTGGCTGGAGGTCCCCGTCGCCGATCCGATGACGGATCGTCCCTGACTTCGGGACACAAAGGTGCCAAAGGCCGAGTCTAACGGGGTTGAGGTAGGCGAATGCGCCCGCGGGCGGCTCAGGCCATGAAGGCCGGCGCGCTCACGGGCAACGTAAATCGGAACTCGGCGCCGCCGACAGCGGCCCGGCCGACCGTGATGGTGCCGCCGTGGGCCTCGACGATGCCCTTGACGATGTAGAGCCCGAGCCCCGTGCCCCCGCGCTTGCTGCCCCGCCAGAAGCGGGTGAAGACGCGGTTCATGGACTCCTCCGGGATGCCGGGCCCCTCGTCGCTCACCGTGACCGACGTGCCGGTGTCCTCTCCCTCGCGGGGGGACGCCGAGGGCGTGATGTCAATGGTGACCGTTCCCTCGCCGTGCCGCACCGCATTTTCGAGCAGGTTGCTGAGCACCTGGTCGATCTTGTCGGGGTCGGCCCACAGGGCGGGCAGCGGCTGCTCGACGCGCAGCAGGAACCGGTCGGCGGGCTGGCCGGCGGCGACGTACGCCTGGATGTGCCGCCCCACGGCCGCCCCCATGTCGACGGGCTGGCGGCGCACCTCCAGGCGGCCCGAGTCGATCCGGGAGATGTCGAGCAGCTCGGCGATGAGCCGGGTGACGCGGTTGGCGTCGGCGTCGACGGTCTCCAGCATCAGCCGCTTCTGGTCGTCGGTGAACCGCTCCCACTTGGCGAGCAGGGTGGCCGTGAAACCCTTGACGGAGGTGAGTGGCGAGCGCAGCTCGTGGGCGACGGTGGCGATCAGCTCGGCGTGACTGCGTTCGGTACGGCGGCGGGCCTCGGTGTCGCGCAGGCAGACGACGACGCGCCGCACGGGACCGGTGGGCTCGCCACGCACGTACCGCGCGGAGACGAGCACCTCCCGTCCGCCGGGCAGCAGCAGGTTCCGTTCGGGCTGCCGCGTCCGGATGGTGAGGCCGGCGTACGGCTCGGTGAGCTGCCACCACCGCCGCCCTTCGAGGTCCTCCAGCGGCAGCGCCTTCTCCAGCCGCAGGCCGAGGGCGTCGGCGGCGTCAATGCCGGTGATGCGGACGGCGGCCGCATTGAAGCGGACGACGCGGCCGTGCTCGTCGGCGACGACGAGGCCGTCGGGGAGGTCGTCGGGGTCGATGCCGGGGTGGGCGGGAGGCTCGTCGGGTTCGCCCTGCCGGGGCGCGGGTGCGCACCGCGCGCCGTGTTCCTCCGGCGCACTGCTGGTGCCGACGTTCATCCCCGCACCTCACCCTTCAGCCGCCGGGGCCCCCGAGCTGGTCACCCTACTAGCTCTTGGTGACGGAGCGGCACCCTCCGGAGGCGCGCTGTGCACGGGCCGACGCGTAGAGACATACGGCCGCGGCGGTCGCGAGGTTCAGACTCTCGGCCTTGCCGTGGATGGGAACGCGTACGACGGCGTCCGTGAGCGCCCGGGTCTCCTCCGGCAGCCCCCAGGCCTCGTTGCCGAACACCCAGGCCGTGGGGCCGCCCATCGTGCCCTTGTCGAGCTCGTCGTCGAGGTCGTCGGTGCCGCAGCCGTCGGCGGCGAGGATGCGGACCCCGGCGGCCTTGAGGCCCTCGACGGCGCGCTCGACGGGGACGCCGACGGCGACGGGCAGATGGAAGTGGGAGCCGACGGAGGCGCGGACGGCCTTGGG includes the following:
- the pheS gene encoding phenylalanine--tRNA ligase subunit alpha; its protein translation is MSAPNKSYDPVEVEALKPEEIERMRDEALAAFAAADSLDALQEAKVAHTGGASPLALANREIGALPPHAKAAAGKLVGQARGAVNKAFAARQGELEDERDARVLVEEAVDVTLPYDRVPAGARHPLTTLSERIEDIFVAMGYEVAEGPQVEAEWFNFDALNIGPDHPARGEADTFFVQGPQGGTESGAVLRTHTSPVQIRSLLDREPPVYVICPGRVYRTDELDATHTPVFHQVELLAVDEGLTMADLKGTLDHMVQSLFGPGMKTRLRPNFFPFTEPSAEMDMLCYVCKGESVGNPDRPCRTCSSEGWIELGGCGMVNPKVLTACGVDPEKYSGFAFGFGIERMLMFRHNVEDMRDMVEGDVRFTRPFGMEI
- the pheT gene encoding phenylalanine--tRNA ligase subunit beta — protein: MRVPLSWLREYVDLPATETGRDVQAKLIEAGLEVETVEQLGADLKGPLVVGQVLTIEELEGFKKPIRFCTVDVGMAGGTSQAFGTGGGTGEPQEIVCGARNFAVGDKVVVVLPGATLPGGFSIASRKTYGKVSHGMICSGDELGMGDDGSHGIIVLPPETEVGKDAIELLELVDEVLDIAVTANRGDCLSIRGVARETAIAYGLPLRDPALIDVPAPNEYGYPVEVLDPAGCDRFTARTVTGLSPEARSPIWLQRRLQKVGMRPISLAVDITNYVMMELGQPLHAYDRNLVQGTIGVRRAREGEKLVTLDGVTRKLHAEDLVITDERGPIGLAGVMGGANTEIADHDDLENATTDVVIEAAHFDQVAIARTARRHKLSSEASRRFERGVDPEAAAAAAQRTADLLVLLAGGSAEAGVTQVSTPSEPHTLTMAADHPDTVAGVEYGREVVVRRLQEIGCDVYGQDELTVTVPSWRPDLVEPNDLAEEVIRLEGYENLPSTLPKLPSGRGLTDRQRLHRRVGRALAGAGYVEAPNYPFVSEQVFDQLGLAADDPARRVVKLTNPLNDEEPALRTSLLPGLLGALRRNDGRGSHDLALFETGLVFLPREEQRVAGHLPVDRRPTDEEIAALNAALPEQPRHVAVVLAGAREQAGWWGKGRPADWADAVEAARNVAAEAGAELIVRKGQYGPWHPGRCAELAIVVDGTERVVGHAGELHPRVLKALHLPARTAAMELDLDALEQAGDGVPQAPSISSFPVATQDVALVVDQFVPHTDVEAALREGAGELLESIRLFDVYENAEQLGDGKKSLAYALRFRAGDRTLTVDEASAARDAAVALAGERTGAVLRG
- a CDS encoding ATP-binding protein produces the protein MNVGTSSAPEEHGARCAPAPRQGEPDEPPAHPGIDPDDLPDGLVVADEHGRVVRFNAAAVRITGIDAADALGLRLEKALPLEDLEGRRWWQLTEPYAGLTIRTRQPERNLLLPGGREVLVSARYVRGEPTGPVRRVVVCLRDTEARRRTERSHAELIATVAHELRSPLTSVKGFTATLLAKWERFTDDQKRLMLETVDADANRVTRLIAELLDISRIDSGRLEVRRQPVDMGAAVGRHIQAYVAAGQPADRFLLRVEQPLPALWADPDKIDQVLSNLLENAVRHGEGTVTIDITPSASPREGEDTGTSVTVSDEGPGIPEESMNRVFTRFWRGSKRGGTGLGLYIVKGIVEAHGGTITVGRAAVGGAEFRFTLPVSAPAFMA